One window from the genome of Streptomyces sp. NBC_00287 encodes:
- a CDS encoding SCO2521 family protein has protein sequence MAAPGQSARPVLVCGEVRTCLLPSFQALDGRAAAQLLRLRADEDVRVSERPNLYVLSPEVLTGVDCRLPTANGARVRAVGTVAARAALTEGRVLQATAYFSVPATGPDLRRPWGQYLVRPGLVEPFGKLPTQATAQGVLRGAGRGELDLGMIAEGLLAGLLRHPLLDHKAPFKSRRTHLRWTAHRAPAGEGPALTRFTLAEDGLRTMELRLPEDTPAAAAAGLCEDLALHDWLLTTVVHMLDNSRLGAADGPSAVLALRPAVDHLLHLWMPRAHVDRVLGPLWDELERDPGFTRQWQSLVQRIRDQLALQTIPLLHQALSTR, from the coding sequence ATGGCGGCCCCCGGACAGTCCGCGCGTCCGGTCCTCGTCTGCGGCGAGGTGCGCACCTGTCTGCTGCCGTCCTTCCAGGCGCTGGACGGCCGGGCCGCCGCCCAACTGCTCAGGCTGCGCGCCGACGAAGACGTCCGCGTCTCCGAGCGGCCCAACCTCTACGTCCTCTCGCCCGAGGTGCTGACCGGCGTCGACTGCCGGCTGCCCACCGCCAACGGCGCCCGCGTCCGGGCCGTCGGCACGGTGGCCGCCCGCGCCGCGCTCACCGAGGGCCGCGTCCTCCAGGCGACCGCGTACTTCAGCGTCCCGGCCACCGGTCCCGATCTGCGGCGCCCCTGGGGGCAGTACCTGGTCCGGCCCGGCCTCGTCGAACCGTTCGGCAAGCTGCCCACGCAGGCCACCGCCCAGGGTGTGCTGCGCGGCGCCGGACGCGGGGAGCTGGACCTCGGGATGATCGCGGAGGGGCTGCTCGCCGGGCTGCTGCGCCACCCTCTCCTCGACCACAAGGCGCCCTTCAAGTCCCGCCGTACGCACCTGCGATGGACCGCGCACCGGGCCCCGGCCGGCGAAGGCCCGGCGCTGACCCGGTTCACCCTCGCCGAGGACGGGCTGCGGACCATGGAGCTACGGCTGCCCGAGGACACGCCGGCCGCCGCGGCGGCCGGACTGTGCGAGGACCTCGCGCTGCACGACTGGCTGCTCACGACCGTCGTGCACATGCTGGACAACAGCCGGCTCGGCGCGGCGGACGGGCCCTCGGCGGTGCTCGCGCTGCGTCCCGCCGTCGATCATCTGCTGCATCTGTGGATGCCGCGCGCCCATGTGGACCGCGTGCTGGGTCCGCTCTGGGACGAGCTGGAACGAGATCCGGGGTTCACCCGCCAGTGGCAGAGCCTCGTCCAGCGGATCCGCGATCAACTGGCCCTCCAGACCATTCCGTTGCTGCACCAGGCGCTGAGTACGCGCTGA
- a CDS encoding SCO2522 family protein, protein MTDVVFQETSAEPRTQAVPLSHLSLELGHLYMEDFEAGPKRLGEHFAEVRIWVEAARASAARRAGSGRPRISTCFLIDDYFSRFSTPAELVPLILKEAEEAGLTIDYLARESGCAVADRVELAESVMHRLVESPPPGSYGSRPPVSRTGWLANGQRSPGRGAALAEVTAWQPPQETAARNHSVFMDVELWTDQDGRRQWSCPFLAAVWQLARLGLLRHLGEPVLTPKPWDGGDFPHDWDRLPPLLQLNPDADPFSAYRTCTLMPNRFLAVEDAVRVILDQIDVDARALEQIDKRSRGEQAEVPAAVAQRASYVFYEEPAESSIEGA, encoded by the coding sequence ATGACCGATGTCGTCTTCCAGGAGACCAGCGCCGAGCCACGCACCCAGGCCGTACCGCTGTCCCATCTCTCCCTGGAGCTCGGCCACCTCTACATGGAGGACTTCGAGGCCGGGCCCAAGCGTCTTGGCGAGCACTTCGCCGAGGTGCGGATCTGGGTGGAGGCCGCCCGCGCCTCCGCGGCCCGCCGCGCCGGTTCAGGCCGCCCGCGGATCAGCACCTGCTTCCTCATCGACGACTACTTCAGCCGCTTCTCCACCCCGGCCGAACTCGTCCCGCTGATCCTCAAGGAGGCCGAGGAGGCCGGGCTCACCATCGACTACCTGGCCCGCGAGTCCGGCTGCGCGGTCGCCGACCGGGTCGAACTCGCCGAGTCCGTCATGCACCGCCTCGTCGAATCGCCGCCGCCCGGCTCCTACGGCTCCCGCCCGCCCGTCAGCCGCACCGGCTGGCTCGCCAACGGCCAGCGCAGCCCCGGCCGGGGCGCCGCCCTCGCCGAGGTCACCGCCTGGCAGCCGCCCCAGGAGACGGCCGCCCGCAATCACTCCGTCTTCATGGACGTCGAGTTGTGGACCGACCAGGACGGCCGCAGGCAGTGGTCCTGCCCCTTCCTGGCCGCCGTATGGCAGCTCGCCCGCCTCGGCCTCCTGCGCCACCTCGGCGAACCGGTGCTGACCCCGAAACCCTGGGACGGCGGCGATTTCCCGCACGACTGGGACCGGCTGCCGCCGCTGCTCCAACTCAACCCGGACGCCGACCCGTTCAGCGCCTACCGCACCTGCACCTTGATGCCCAACCGCTTCCTCGCCGTCGAGGACGCGGTCCGGGTGATCCTGGACCAGATAGACGTGGACGCCCGGGCCCTGGAGCAGATCGACAAGCGCTCCCGCGGCGAGCAGGCCGAGGTACCGGCCGCGGTCGCCCAGCGCGCCTCCTACGTCTTCTACGAGGAGCCCGCCGAGTCCTCCATCGAAGGGGCCTGA
- a CDS encoding SCO2523 family variant P-loop protein, with protein sequence MLIFAASDKGGTGRSVTSANLAYHRALAGDDVCYLDFDFGSPTASAVFDVPDARQAAEDRGLHSYLVGEVGEPVRVDVWADTEHRVLRNRPPGSGRLVLMPGDLSGGEFATDDDNLRRCVDLLLRLNSEFDLIVVDLSAGRSYAVDMVLEATSLPEMRGVDARWLIFHRWTRQHVAAAAGLVFGKRGIVAGGVARGHDEDALRGAIRFVRAAVPDPKSALWSQVSATQSAWMRECDRDLKQLASSHGIGYSQVLGAVPLEPVLQWREQLITDEDVLDSQIANMETWKALSDLAGRLTDDKYWEQA encoded by the coding sequence GTGCTGATCTTCGCGGCCTCCGACAAGGGAGGCACCGGCCGCTCGGTGACCAGCGCCAACCTGGCCTATCACCGGGCGCTGGCCGGGGACGACGTCTGCTACCTGGACTTCGACTTCGGTTCGCCCACCGCCTCCGCCGTCTTCGACGTGCCCGACGCCCGCCAGGCCGCCGAGGACCGCGGACTGCACTCCTATCTGGTGGGCGAGGTCGGCGAACCCGTCCGCGTCGACGTCTGGGCGGACACCGAGCACCGTGTCCTGCGCAACCGGCCGCCCGGCTCGGGCCGACTGGTACTGATGCCCGGCGACCTCAGCGGCGGCGAGTTCGCCACCGACGACGACAACCTCCGCCGCTGCGTGGATCTGCTGCTGCGGCTCAACTCCGAGTTCGACCTGATCGTCGTCGACCTCAGCGCGGGCCGTTCGTACGCCGTCGACATGGTCCTGGAGGCCACCTCGCTGCCCGAGATGCGCGGGGTCGACGCGCGCTGGCTGATCTTCCACCGCTGGACCCGCCAGCATGTGGCAGCCGCCGCGGGGCTGGTCTTCGGCAAGCGCGGGATCGTCGCCGGCGGGGTCGCCCGCGGCCATGACGAGGACGCCCTGCGCGGCGCCATCCGCTTTGTACGGGCCGCCGTACCCGATCCCAAGTCCGCCCTGTGGTCGCAGGTTTCCGCCACCCAGTCGGCGTGGATGCGCGAATGCGACCGCGACCTAAAGCAGCTCGCCTCCTCCCACGGCATCGGCTACAGCCAGGTCCTGGGCGCCGTACCCCTCGAACCCGTGCTCCAGTGGCGCGAGCAGCTGATCACCGACGAGGACGTGCTCGACAGCCAGATCGCCAACATGGAGACCTGGAAGGCGCTCAGCGACCTGGCCGGCCGGCTCACCGACGACAAGTACTGGGAGCAGGCATGA
- a CDS encoding SCO2524 family protein: MQIKPRQHLLDIWQALGRHSFEAGEWNWGQYGGESSVADAERLLCLFYPATEIPAFRLDDPDTTQDDVQQVLKKAGGRLDIPANLVTAAAEFMRNHTGEDKRPTFAGGYYFGARDKTKELTDEQRQLGVVDSFSMSITLCLATLGFLKIYENKTRRTDTKETIAELRSATSNRLTAAMVSLLRSFTVNVFDTETSQGETLCELLGQGRLSKRQVLKKFQDRFRPLRAAIVESLQLGIDVQEGLKDESQLFECGWAWSLVKDAPEVETDEPIGPQPEGAANAVPYLYFTVVALDGIQDLFSDRTLTLGLLNTEQQRLAEALRLRWELTQQYWSRIARFDADRWPLEDIPWRTTGQKLESEYFSLSVAAILVHDLMRRRATDDDLNRTVTIMERLAERGRITSRMTMDDPMVHALHNVGVALPLQGSERLGPQMTWSMSDFSAQLLKRTVQLCTLSRNLASHDRLLGLAESIFDHMWRRRIREGEGVGLWDNVHAAYPEADIQKRRVPVSWSITERVAEVMVQAHQMYQQPPIRSLELIELAKALLSEAAHLLGNEQMEPAPKDDGRHGMQLRNIEVKLRRARILVDEQPGTAYSLVLDVLGQLDALGRAREAAAQGV; this comes from the coding sequence ATGCAGATCAAGCCACGTCAGCACCTGCTGGACATCTGGCAGGCGCTGGGTCGCCACTCGTTCGAGGCCGGGGAGTGGAACTGGGGCCAGTACGGCGGAGAGAGCAGCGTCGCCGACGCGGAGCGGCTGCTCTGCCTCTTCTATCCGGCCACCGAGATTCCCGCGTTCCGGCTGGACGATCCGGACACCACCCAGGACGATGTCCAGCAGGTGCTGAAGAAGGCCGGCGGGCGGCTGGACATTCCGGCCAACCTTGTCACGGCCGCGGCCGAGTTCATGCGCAACCACACCGGCGAGGACAAGAGGCCCACCTTCGCCGGGGGTTACTACTTCGGCGCCCGCGACAAGACCAAGGAACTCACCGACGAACAGCGCCAACTCGGCGTGGTCGACTCCTTCTCGATGTCCATCACCCTGTGCCTGGCCACCCTCGGCTTCCTCAAGATCTACGAGAACAAGACCCGGCGCACCGACACCAAGGAGACCATCGCCGAGCTGCGCTCCGCCACCAGCAACCGCCTCACCGCGGCCATGGTCAGCCTGCTGCGCTCCTTCACCGTCAACGTCTTCGACACCGAGACCTCCCAGGGCGAGACCCTGTGTGAACTCCTCGGCCAGGGACGGCTGTCGAAGCGGCAGGTGCTGAAGAAGTTCCAGGACCGCTTCCGCCCGCTGCGGGCCGCGATCGTCGAGAGCCTCCAGCTCGGTATCGATGTCCAGGAGGGTCTGAAGGACGAGAGCCAGCTCTTCGAGTGTGGCTGGGCCTGGAGCCTGGTGAAGGACGCCCCCGAGGTCGAGACCGACGAACCCATCGGCCCGCAGCCCGAGGGCGCCGCCAACGCGGTGCCGTATCTGTACTTCACCGTCGTCGCCCTCGACGGCATCCAGGACCTGTTCTCCGACCGCACCCTCACCCTGGGCCTGCTCAACACCGAGCAGCAAAGGCTCGCCGAAGCGCTCCGACTGCGCTGGGAACTGACCCAGCAGTACTGGTCCCGCATCGCCCGCTTCGACGCCGACCGCTGGCCCCTGGAGGACATTCCCTGGCGTACGACGGGACAGAAGCTGGAGTCCGAGTACTTCTCCCTCTCCGTCGCCGCCATCCTCGTACACGACCTGATGCGGCGCCGGGCCACCGACGACGACCTCAACCGCACCGTCACCATCATGGAGCGCCTCGCCGAACGCGGCCGTATCACCAGCCGTATGACGATGGACGACCCCATGGTCCACGCCCTGCACAACGTCGGCGTCGCCCTGCCCCTGCAGGGCAGCGAGCGGCTCGGCCCGCAAATGACCTGGTCCATGAGCGACTTCTCGGCGCAGCTGCTGAAGCGGACCGTCCAACTGTGCACGCTCTCGCGGAACCTGGCCTCGCACGACCGGCTGCTCGGACTCGCCGAGAGCATCTTCGACCACATGTGGCGCCGCCGGATCCGCGAGGGCGAGGGCGTCGGCCTGTGGGACAACGTGCACGCCGCCTACCCCGAGGCCGACATCCAGAAGCGGCGGGTGCCGGTGTCCTGGAGCATCACCGAGCGGGTCGCCGAGGTGATGGTGCAGGCCCACCAGATGTACCAACAGCCCCCGATCCGCAGCCTCGAACTGATCGAGCTGGCCAAGGCGTTGCTCTCCGAGGCCGCCCATCTGCTCGGCAACGAACAGATGGAGCCCGCCCCCAAGGACGACGGCCGGCACGGCATGCAGCTGCGCAATATCGAGGTCAAGCTGCGCCGCGCCCGCATTCTCGTCGACGAACAGCCTGGCACCGCCTACTCGTTGGTCCTCGACGTCCTCGGACAGCTCGACGCCCTCGGCCGGGCGCGCGAAGCCGCGGCCCAGGGAGTGTGA
- a CDS encoding SCO2525 family SAM-dependent methyltransferase: MTLRSSGDAQLNADVSWAAFDPIAYVDHNYRDLQAEDAEILSIVRDHFGDHFPKRGVRPVSGIDVGAGANLYPALAMLPWCDEITLFERSSANVRYLKSQVDSYDGNWDQFWRVLCKNDAYGALDMDPRARFRDVVGVVEGDLFDLVRHEGRWSMGTMFFVAESMTSSREEFDRGVECFLRALAPGAPFAAAFMEHSKGYHAGEHFFPACDVGEAEVYTSLERFTDECTTVRLKSSAAVRDGYSGMIVAYGRRNSDSRIPPVAGR, encoded by the coding sequence ATGACCTTGAGATCTTCGGGGGATGCCCAGTTGAATGCGGATGTGAGCTGGGCAGCATTCGACCCGATCGCCTACGTTGATCACAACTACCGCGACTTACAGGCAGAGGACGCGGAGATCCTTTCCATCGTCCGGGATCATTTCGGCGATCATTTCCCGAAGCGAGGCGTCCGACCTGTTTCGGGCATCGATGTCGGCGCAGGCGCGAATCTCTACCCCGCGCTCGCCATGCTGCCCTGGTGCGACGAGATCACGCTCTTCGAGCGCTCGTCCGCCAACGTCCGCTACCTCAAGTCCCAGGTGGACTCCTACGACGGCAACTGGGACCAGTTCTGGCGCGTGCTGTGCAAGAACGATGCCTACGGCGCCCTGGACATGGACCCGCGGGCCCGTTTCCGTGACGTCGTCGGGGTGGTGGAGGGCGACCTCTTCGACCTGGTGCGGCACGAGGGCAGGTGGTCGATGGGGACCATGTTCTTCGTCGCCGAGTCGATGACCTCCTCCCGCGAGGAGTTCGACCGGGGCGTCGAGTGCTTCCTGCGCGCCCTGGCCCCCGGCGCGCCCTTCGCGGCCGCCTTCATGGAGCATTCCAAGGGCTATCACGCCGGTGAGCATTTCTTCCCTGCCTGCGATGTGGGGGAGGCGGAGGTGTACACGAGTCTGGAGCGATTCACGGACGAATGCACCACCGTGCGCCTGAAATCCTCGGCCGCCGTGCGCGACGGATATTCCGGAATGATCGTCGCCTATGGCCGACGAAATTCGGATTCCCGTATTCCGCCGGTGGCTGGCCGATAG
- a CDS encoding GNAT family N-acetyltransferase, with translation MAALPEERFPSHAGRTGHAFFRDRGFIDRPLTMRGVTEADLPELVRVDREAFPEEPYPYFVLRQLYDVHGDRLLVLDDGERLHGYVLFPTTSDGYQGWIMSLGVTRDQRGRGLGRRLMLEVLRRLRTEGVREVGLTVEPTNAAAIMLYRSIGFSSEEAVRKDYFGPGEDRLVMTLSL, from the coding sequence ATGGCGGCTCTTCCAGAGGAACGTTTCCCTTCGCACGCCGGCCGCACCGGCCATGCGTTCTTCCGCGACCGGGGGTTCATCGACCGGCCCCTGACGATGAGAGGCGTCACCGAGGCCGACCTGCCCGAACTCGTCCGCGTCGACCGTGAGGCGTTCCCCGAGGAGCCCTATCCCTACTTCGTACTGCGCCAGTTGTACGACGTCCATGGCGACCGGCTGCTGGTCCTGGACGACGGCGAGCGGCTGCACGGTTATGTCCTCTTCCCGACCACCTCGGACGGCTACCAGGGCTGGATCATGAGCCTGGGCGTCACCCGGGACCAGCGGGGCCGGGGCCTCGGCCGGCGTCTGATGCTGGAGGTGCTGCGCCGGCTGCGCACCGAGGGCGTGCGCGAGGTCGGTCTCACGGTCGAGCCGACGAACGCCGCCGCGATCATGCTGTACCGGTCGATCGGGTTCTCGTCCGAGGAGGCGGTGCGCAAGGACTACTTCGGCCCTGGTGAGGACCGATTGGTGATGACGCTGAGCCTGTGA
- a CDS encoding alpha/beta hydrolase: MKQITRSAALIAATGVVLGLAVPAGAFDGGGGRSEALEWSACEGDGLDPRQQCATVSVPMDYSDPGGRQIDIVISRIPSENPEARRGALLLIPGGPGGDSLGDPSGKGQKLPQEVRDAYDLIGFAPRGMAPSTAVSCDVEYGDLAASKLRPWPAADGSVTENMATARRVSDACAENGGELIRHISSANEARDLDRVRAALGERKLSAWGVSYGTYVGAIYAELFPHRTDRFVLDSNDNPDHVQVVRAWLAAFEQGVEDVFPEFAKWASRPGNPDRVARTPEEVRSRFLALAARLDREPLPRPGANPPVLNGNELRQAMLSAMYDPDDFPGLAQLIRAAEKGKVPPAPASPPEEVLQNYLGVGAGSICNDSAWPTDAAVYQKGVTESRAKYPLTAGMPRNAMLCAAWPFPPKEAPVRITDRGPSNILLIQNERDPATPLSGALKMREALGKRAVMVVNDATGHDAYLANGTECGDDLASRFLATGERPGRDVYCD; the protein is encoded by the coding sequence ATGAAGCAGATCACGAGAAGTGCAGCCCTGATCGCCGCGACCGGCGTCGTCCTCGGTCTCGCGGTGCCCGCCGGCGCGTTCGACGGCGGCGGCGGCCGTTCCGAGGCGCTGGAGTGGAGCGCGTGCGAGGGCGACGGGCTCGATCCGCGCCAGCAGTGCGCCACCGTCTCCGTGCCCATGGACTACTCCGACCCCGGCGGCCGGCAGATCGACATCGTCATCTCCCGTATCCCCAGCGAGAATCCCGAGGCCCGCCGGGGCGCCCTGCTGCTGATCCCCGGCGGGCCCGGCGGCGACAGCCTCGGCGACCCCTCGGGCAAGGGGCAGAAGCTGCCGCAGGAGGTGCGGGACGCCTACGACCTGATCGGGTTCGCCCCCCGCGGGATGGCCCCGTCCACCGCCGTCAGCTGCGACGTGGAGTACGGCGACCTGGCCGCCTCCAAGCTGCGCCCCTGGCCCGCCGCCGACGGCTCCGTCACCGAGAACATGGCCACCGCCCGGCGCGTGTCCGACGCCTGCGCCGAGAACGGCGGCGAGCTGATCCGGCACATCAGCAGCGCCAACGAGGCCCGTGACCTCGACCGTGTCCGGGCCGCGCTCGGCGAGCGGAAGCTGTCCGCGTGGGGGGTGTCGTACGGCACCTACGTCGGCGCCATCTACGCCGAGCTGTTCCCGCACCGGACGGACCGGTTCGTGCTGGACAGCAACGACAACCCCGATCACGTCCAGGTCGTGCGCGCCTGGCTGGCCGCGTTCGAGCAGGGCGTCGAGGACGTCTTCCCGGAGTTCGCCAAGTGGGCGTCCAGGCCCGGCAATCCGGACCGGGTGGCCCGTACTCCGGAAGAGGTGCGCTCGCGGTTCCTGGCCCTGGCCGCCCGGCTCGACCGCGAGCCGCTGCCCCGGCCCGGCGCCAACCCGCCCGTGCTGAACGGCAACGAACTGCGCCAGGCCATGCTCTCGGCGATGTACGACCCGGACGACTTCCCCGGCCTCGCCCAGCTGATCCGGGCCGCGGAGAAGGGCAAGGTGCCGCCCGCGCCGGCGTCCCCGCCCGAGGAGGTGCTGCAGAACTACCTCGGGGTCGGCGCCGGGAGCATCTGCAACGACTCCGCGTGGCCGACGGACGCCGCCGTGTACCAGAAGGGCGTCACCGAGAGCCGGGCCAAGTACCCGCTGACGGCGGGCATGCCGCGCAACGCGATGCTCTGCGCGGCCTGGCCCTTCCCGCCCAAGGAGGCACCGGTGCGGATCACCGACCGGGGTCCGTCCAACATCCTGCTCATACAGAACGAGCGCGACCCGGCCACCCCGCTCAGCGGCGCCCTGAAGATGCGCGAGGCGCTCGGCAAGCGGGCGGTCATGGTGGTCAACGACGCCACCGGCCACGACGCCTATCTCGCCAACGGCACCGAGTGCGGCGACGACTTGGCCTCCCGCTTCCTGGCGACGGGTGAGCGACCGGGGCGGGACGTCTACTGCGACTGA